One region of Oxalobacteraceae bacterium OTU3CAMAD1 genomic DNA includes:
- a CDS encoding amino acid adenylation domain-containing protein: MPSAAQRRQWFLWQLDPGSTAYHISGALRLRGILDVAAVRATFASLVERHESLRTVFRADAHGRVATEIRAGMPVDVTPLDVAGLPEQERAQRVQREVQRICDQPFDLEQGPLLRVGLVREAADNHVLVVVMHHIISDGWSMQIIIDEFARQYQARVQGRLPELAPLAIQYADYALWQHNCLEAGERERQLGYWVAQLGREQPVLQLPTDHPRRTDGGYTAARHEIVLSAGLVSGLRGRARAADATVFMVLLAGLQGLLHRYTGERDIRVGVPIANRHRVETEALVGFFVNTQVLRGVVGPRQRLDALLEDTRAAALGAQEHQDLPFEQLVEALQPERHLGTNPLFQAMFNHQRQEAGPLAQLPGLTLEEYALGGQAAQFELMVESTEDTSGHMSVTFRYAAELFDARTIERMATHYNALLGALAEKPQQVLGEVALLDADELRQLRGWGVDDRSYPDMTPVHQLFEEQARHQPDAQALLFGDEVLTYGELNVRANRLAHRLIALGVAPEVKVGIAVERSLGMVVGLLAILKAGGAYVPIDPDYPADRMAYMMEDSGIGLLLTDREVGPKLPMVAGVKMLEIESLDLGAGPSNDPQVALHGENLAYVIYTSGSTGRPKGAANRHGALHNRLAWMQEAYRLDGSDTVLQKTPFGFDVSVWEFFWPLMTGARLALARPGDHRDPARLVDAIQSFNVTTLHFVPSMLQAFLSHEGIEVCRSVRRIICSGEALPAEAQNGVFARLPGAALYNLYGPTEAAIDVTHWTCRDDGRSQVPIGRPIAGIGTYVLDEELNLAPAGVAGELYLGGAGLARGYLNRPALSAERFVANPLSEEGELLYRTGDLVKWNAMGSLDYLGRIDHQVKIRGLRIELGEVEAQLLAQPEVREAVVVAAEGPGGARLVAYVSAAAGAVIEVATLRERLGKQLPEYMVPATIMVLESLPLNANGKVDRKALPAPEAAAVAAYEPPQGEVEEALATIWAEVLGVERVGRSDNFFELGGDSILSLQIVAGVRRAGWRLAPRHIFERQTIIQLAPAVIKDDSPVDAPVSQLEGGLPLLPIQAEFFDTPVQARHHWNQSVLLECREPLDLGAMKTALAALVDHHDSLRLRYHRNDTGAWDQAYATVPGSQLQELLWVRQAGSERDIPALCDVAQRSLDLSRGSLMRALAIELKDGGSRLLLVIHHLVVDGVSWRILLEDLQLAYAQSRAGKDIVLPAKTSSYKDWASLLQSKADSFGQQTAYWQATADGQTELPCDDRLGANRMDQQAEVTLRFDRDLTDALLRQAPAASRTRVSDILLTALGRALCQWTGRERVLIDLEGHGREDLSADIDLSRSVGWFTSLFPVLLDPMGEPGAALRRVKEGLRTVPDGGIGFGVLKYLGTTEQQRLLRALPRPQVIFNYLGQFDGSFDEAAIWRPAEEDGGAALDPAAPRTHELSIEGQVYGGELALTVGYSKARHQRATIEGLAQRFREELDALIGLCVGGEPAVTPSDFPLARLAQEQIDQLPLPWRDVADLYPLSPMQTGMLFHSLSDPEGSTYVTQMRVDIGGLDAGRFRFAWQAALARYAVLRTGVLSHDDQALQWVARQAELPLRELDWRGREGLEGALEGLAKSELEQSFDLATPPLMRVALVRIGEDRHRFIWTVHHLLLDGWSTSRLLGEVLTVYAGGVPDASGAGYRDYIGWLQRRDLPASLAYWQSRLAALEGPTRLAAALPVPSGTADYREYSRVLGARETARLAESARAKHVTLNTLVQGAWALLLQRYTGQRAVCFGATTSGRPMDLPDAERMLGLFINTLPVIVAVPADLGADDWLRALQAQGTEMREHEYTPLNEIQRLAGSAGASLFDTIVVFENYPVDKALNSVDQARLVFDSLHFSSGNHYPLTLRVSIDGELRLDYLHDTSLVDAAAVERIAGQFAALLNELAQQGARPLGTFELRDVGPVLHGPVPPQPAPDVLTLWSAAVSAQPDAPAIMDEHASLSFGALDAQAAALAARLRDAGIAAENRVAIHAGRGCEFVAAVLAVLKAGGTYVPLDPALPAERLAYVLRDSGAQLVLGATQLPCDTALPVVRIDLTQTPAAQVDLAGVPAPMPAQGAYLLYTSGSTGQPKGVLVSRGALAGYVTSVLDRMDLPAEARSMAMVSTVAADLGNTVLFGALCSGRLLHLMSAGLVLDPDAFAGYMRRHRVDVLKIVPSHLQALLNAAVPADVLPSSRLVVGGEATRWPLLDRVASLKPGCRVLNHYGPTETTVGILTQEGGEASRAADTLPVGRPLAGNLACVLDADLHPVPAGVAGELYLGGVNLARGYHGRPAQTAERFIAHPSSVGERLYRTGDRVRILADGTLEFLGRMDGQGKIRGYRVETQEVAQALRAIDGVAEAEVLARTDDEGQTRLHAYVIGRDGMRPDSGDLHARLAGTLPEYMVPAAIVPLDAWPLTANGKIDRKALPDPQEHAGERDPGRHDAPLGAAEQTLAAVWSEVLGVAQVGRADDFFELGGDSIMALKLVARARKRGLQVLPRHLFEGRTLAGVARLVGGSAAEAPQVAIPRLSGDRRAGALPASYAQGRQWILWQMDMASTAYHIGAALRLFGEIDSAALSAGFDALVTRHESLRTVFRAGDDGQVEQKILEAGAPLDYIDVSRLAASERDERVRHEAARLHAAPFDLEHGPLLRVGLIRESADSHVLVVVMHHIISDGWSMRIIIDEFAQQYRARVQGRLPDMAPLPIQYADYAVWQRNWLDAGERQRQLNYWLSQLGREQPVLQLPTDYPRRTDGQYTAARHNIALPAGLADSLRGRARTADATVFMVLLAGLQALLHRYTGERDIRVGVPIANRHRADTEAVVGFFVNTQVLRGVVGPRQRPDALLAAVRTAALGAQEHQDLPFEQLVEALQPERRLDTNPLFQVMFNHQRKDDGGLAQLPGLTLEEYALEGQGAQFELMVDSIEESAGGVNVCFTYAAELFDARTIKRMATHYTALLGALADKPQQALGEVALLDAEELLQLRGWGVDERSYPDMTPVHRLFEEQARRRPDAQALLFGDQVLTYGELNVRANRLAHRLIALGVAPEVKVGIAVERSMGMVVGLLAILKAGGAYVPIDPDYPADRMAYMMEDSGIGLLLTDGEVGPKLPAAAAVTVLEIESLDLGAEPSNDPQVALHSENLAYVIYTSGSTGRPKGAANRHGALHNRLAWMQEAYQLDGSDTVLQKTPFGFDVSVWEFFWPLMTGARLALARPGDHRDPARLVDAIRSFNVTTLHFVPSMLQAFLAHEGIEVCRSVRRIVCSGEALPAEAQNGVFARLPGAALYNLYGPTEAAIDVTHWTCRADGRSQVPIGRPIAGIGTYVLDEELNLAPAGVAGELYLGGAGLARGYLNRPALSAERFVASPLSEQGELLYRTGDLVKWNAMGSLDYLGRIDHQVKIRGLRIELGEVEAQLLAQPEVREAVVVAAEGPGGARLVAYVSAAAGAVIEMAALRERLGKQLPEYMVPATIMVLESLPLNANGKVDRKALPAPAAAAVAAYEPPQGEVEEALAAIWAEVLGVERVGRHDNFFELGGHSISVLRVHAKAHQYSGVRVPLRSMFENPTIAASAVLLSPSPDASGAEDDIERMLAIMEQLEH; the protein is encoded by the coding sequence ATGCCGTCGGCCGCCCAGCGCCGCCAGTGGTTCCTGTGGCAGCTCGACCCCGGCAGCACCGCCTATCACATCAGCGGGGCGCTAAGATTGCGCGGTATTTTGGATGTGGCGGCCGTGCGCGCGACTTTCGCGTCACTGGTCGAGCGGCACGAGTCCCTGCGTACGGTGTTTCGCGCCGATGCGCATGGCCGCGTGGCCACCGAGATCCGCGCGGGCATGCCGGTCGATGTCACGCCGCTGGACGTCGCCGGCTTGCCGGAGCAGGAACGTGCGCAGCGCGTGCAGCGGGAGGTACAGCGCATCTGCGATCAGCCGTTCGATCTGGAACAGGGCCCGTTGCTGCGGGTAGGGCTGGTGCGCGAGGCGGCGGACAACCATGTGCTGGTGGTCGTCATGCACCACATTATTTCGGATGGCTGGTCGATGCAGATCATCATCGACGAATTCGCCCGTCAATACCAGGCGCGCGTCCAGGGTCGCTTGCCGGAACTTGCGCCGTTGGCGATCCAGTATGCCGATTACGCGCTCTGGCAGCACAACTGTCTTGAGGCCGGAGAACGGGAACGCCAGTTGGGCTATTGGGTGGCGCAGCTGGGCCGGGAGCAGCCGGTGCTTCAGCTGCCGACCGACCACCCACGGCGCACCGATGGCGGCTACACTGCGGCCCGGCACGAGATCGTACTGTCCGCCGGCCTGGTGTCCGGCCTGCGCGGCCGTGCCCGAGCCGCCGACGCCACTGTTTTCATGGTGCTGCTGGCAGGCCTTCAGGGGTTGCTTCATCGTTATACGGGCGAGCGTGATATCCGCGTGGGTGTGCCGATCGCCAATCGCCACCGCGTCGAGACCGAGGCGTTGGTAGGCTTCTTCGTCAACACCCAGGTGCTGCGCGGCGTGGTCGGTCCGCGCCAGCGCCTCGACGCGCTGCTGGAGGACACCAGGGCGGCGGCGCTGGGCGCCCAGGAACACCAGGACCTGCCGTTCGAGCAGTTGGTCGAGGCCTTGCAGCCGGAACGCCATCTTGGCACCAATCCGCTGTTCCAGGCGATGTTTAATCACCAGCGGCAGGAAGCCGGGCCGCTGGCACAGCTGCCCGGCCTCACGCTGGAGGAATATGCGCTGGGAGGGCAAGCGGCCCAATTCGAACTGATGGTGGAGAGCACGGAGGACACTTCAGGCCACATGAGCGTGACTTTCCGCTATGCGGCGGAGTTGTTCGATGCCCGCACCATCGAGCGCATGGCGACGCACTACAACGCCCTATTGGGCGCGCTGGCGGAGAAGCCGCAGCAGGTGCTGGGCGAGGTGGCGTTGCTGGACGCGGACGAGTTGCGTCAACTGCGCGGTTGGGGCGTCGACGATCGCTCGTATCCCGACATGACGCCGGTGCACCAGCTGTTCGAGGAGCAAGCGCGCCACCAGCCCGATGCGCAGGCGCTGTTGTTCGGCGACGAGGTGCTCACGTATGGGGAATTGAACGTGCGCGCCAACCGCCTTGCGCACCGGTTGATCGCGCTGGGCGTGGCGCCGGAAGTCAAGGTGGGTATCGCCGTCGAACGCTCGCTGGGAATGGTGGTCGGACTGCTGGCGATCCTGAAGGCGGGCGGCGCCTACGTGCCGATCGATCCCGACTATCCCGCCGACCGCATGGCCTACATGATGGAAGACAGCGGCATCGGCCTGCTGCTGACGGACCGCGAGGTGGGGCCGAAACTGCCGATGGTCGCCGGAGTCAAGATGCTGGAGATCGAGAGCCTCGATCTCGGCGCGGGTCCCTCGAACGATCCGCAAGTGGCGCTGCATGGCGAGAACCTGGCCTACGTGATCTACACCTCCGGTTCCACGGGCCGTCCCAAGGGCGCGGCCAACCGCCATGGCGCGCTGCACAACCGCCTGGCATGGATGCAGGAAGCCTATCGACTCGACGGTTCGGACACGGTGCTGCAGAAAACCCCGTTCGGCTTCGACGTCTCGGTATGGGAGTTCTTCTGGCCTTTGATGACGGGCGCACGCCTGGCGTTGGCCCGTCCGGGGGATCACCGTGATCCCGCGCGCCTGGTCGACGCGATCCAGTCGTTCAACGTGACCACGCTGCACTTCGTGCCATCGATGCTGCAGGCGTTCCTGTCCCACGAGGGCATCGAGGTATGCCGCAGCGTGCGGCGAATTATTTGCAGCGGCGAGGCGTTGCCGGCCGAAGCGCAGAACGGCGTGTTCGCTCGTCTGCCCGGGGCGGCGTTGTACAACCTTTACGGCCCGACCGAGGCGGCCATCGACGTCACGCATTGGACGTGCCGCGACGACGGCCGCAGCCAGGTGCCGATCGGGCGTCCGATCGCCGGCATCGGCACCTATGTGCTGGACGAGGAGTTGAATCTGGCGCCGGCAGGCGTGGCCGGTGAGCTGTATCTGGGCGGCGCCGGCCTGGCGCGCGGTTACCTGAACCGGCCGGCGCTGAGCGCCGAGCGCTTCGTCGCCAACCCTTTAAGCGAGGAGGGCGAACTGCTGTACCGTACCGGTGACCTGGTGAAGTGGAACGCGATGGGTAGCCTGGACTACCTGGGCCGCATCGACCATCAGGTGAAGATTCGCGGCCTGCGCATCGAGCTGGGCGAGGTCGAGGCGCAGTTGCTGGCGCAGCCCGAAGTGCGGGAAGCGGTGGTGGTGGCGGCCGAAGGCCCCGGCGGCGCGCGCCTGGTGGCCTATGTGTCGGCGGCGGCGGGCGCGGTCATCGAGGTCGCCACGCTGCGTGAGCGGCTGGGCAAGCAGCTGCCGGAGTACATGGTGCCGGCCACGATCATGGTGCTGGAAAGCTTGCCGCTCAACGCCAACGGCAAGGTCGATCGCAAGGCGCTGCCCGCGCCGGAAGCGGCGGCGGTGGCGGCCTACGAGCCGCCGCAAGGTGAAGTTGAGGAGGCGCTGGCCACGATCTGGGCCGAGGTGCTCGGCGTCGAGCGCGTGGGCCGGAGCGACAATTTCTTCGAGCTCGGTGGCGATTCGATCCTTAGCCTGCAGATCGTCGCCGGTGTTCGCCGCGCCGGGTGGCGACTGGCGCCGCGTCACATCTTCGAGCGGCAGACGATTATCCAGCTCGCCCCGGCCGTCATAAAGGACGACTCGCCGGTCGATGCGCCGGTCAGCCAGCTCGAAGGCGGGTTGCCGTTGCTGCCGATCCAGGCGGAATTCTTCGACACGCCGGTGCAAGCACGCCATCATTGGAACCAGTCGGTGCTGCTGGAGTGCCGCGAGCCGTTGGACCTAGGGGCGATGAAGACGGCACTGGCGGCGTTGGTCGATCATCACGACAGCCTGCGACTGCGTTACCACCGTAACGACACAGGCGCGTGGGACCAGGCCTATGCCACGGTGCCGGGCAGCCAGTTGCAGGAACTGCTGTGGGTGCGGCAAGCCGGGAGTGAACGGGACATTCCGGCGCTGTGCGATGTCGCCCAGCGCAGTCTCGATTTATCGCGGGGATCGTTGATGCGCGCGCTGGCCATCGAGTTAAAAGATGGCGGCTCACGCCTGCTATTGGTGATCCATCACCTGGTGGTGGACGGCGTATCCTGGCGCATCCTGCTGGAAGACCTGCAACTGGCGTATGCACAAAGCCGGGCGGGTAAAGATATTGTACTGCCGGCGAAGACCAGCAGCTACAAGGATTGGGCCTCGCTGCTGCAGTCGAAGGCCGACAGCTTCGGCCAACAAACCGCCTATTGGCAAGCGACGGCCGACGGGCAAACCGAACTGCCTTGCGACGATCGGCTGGGTGCGAACCGCATGGACCAACAAGCCGAAGTGACGCTGCGCTTCGATCGCGATCTCACCGATGCTTTGCTCCGCCAAGCGCCGGCCGCCTCGCGCACGCGCGTCAGCGATATCCTGCTGACGGCGCTGGGGCGCGCGCTGTGCCAGTGGACTGGCCGGGAACGGGTGCTGATCGATCTCGAAGGTCATGGGCGCGAGGACCTCTCCGCCGATATCGACCTGTCACGATCCGTGGGTTGGTTTACCAGCCTGTTCCCGGTGCTGCTCGATCCGATGGGCGAACCCGGCGCCGCGCTGCGTCGGGTGAAGGAAGGTTTGCGTACGGTGCCGGATGGCGGCATCGGCTTCGGCGTGCTGAAATATCTCGGCACCACCGAGCAGCAACGGCTACTGCGAGCCTTGCCAAGACCGCAGGTGATCTTTAATTATCTGGGACAGTTCGACGGCAGCTTCGACGAGGCGGCGATATGGCGGCCGGCGGAGGAGGATGGCGGCGCGGCGCTCGACCCGGCGGCGCCGCGCACCCACGAGCTGTCCATCGAAGGGCAGGTGTACGGCGGCGAGTTGGCCCTGACGGTCGGCTACAGCAAGGCGCGCCACCAGCGCGCCACGATCGAAGGGCTGGCGCAGCGGTTCAGGGAGGAGCTGGACGCGCTGATCGGGCTATGCGTCGGCGGCGAGCCTGCCGTCACGCCCTCGGACTTTCCGCTTGCGCGGCTCGCACAGGAGCAAATCGATCAACTGCCGCTGCCGTGGCGCGATGTGGCCGACCTCTATCCGCTGTCGCCGATGCAGACCGGGATGCTGTTCCACAGCCTGTCCGATCCGGAAGGCAGCACCTATGTCACGCAGATGCGGGTCGATATCGGCGGGCTCGATGCCGGGCGTTTCCGCTTCGCGTGGCAGGCCGCGCTGGCGCGCTATGCCGTGCTGCGCACCGGCGTGCTGAGTCACGACGATCAGGCGTTGCAATGGGTGGCCCGCCAGGCGGAGCTGCCGCTGCGCGAGCTTGACTGGCGCGGACGCGAAGGTCTCGAGGGCGCGCTGGAGGGACTAGCCAAGTCCGAATTGGAGCAAAGCTTCGATCTGGCCACTCCGCCTTTGATGCGCGTTGCACTGGTGCGTATCGGCGAAGACCGCCATCGCTTCATCTGGACCGTCCACCACTTGCTGCTCGATGGCTGGAGCACCTCCCGGCTGCTGGGAGAGGTATTGACCGTTTACGCGGGCGGTGTGCCCGACGCCTCCGGCGCCGGCTATCGCGACTACATTGGCTGGCTGCAGCGGCGCGACCTGCCGGCAAGCCTGGCGTATTGGCAAAGCCGGTTGGCCGCCCTGGAGGGGCCCACCAGGCTGGCCGCCGCGCTGCCCGTACCGAGCGGCACGGCCGATTACCGCGAGTACTCGCGTGTGTTGGGTGCCCGGGAGACCGCCCGGCTTGCGGAATCGGCCCGCGCAAAACACGTGACGCTCAACACGCTGGTGCAAGGCGCCTGGGCGCTGCTGCTGCAACGCTATACCGGCCAGCGCGCGGTGTGCTTCGGTGCGACGACGTCCGGCCGGCCGATGGACTTGCCGGACGCCGAGCGGATGCTCGGGCTGTTCATCAACACCTTGCCGGTGATCGTGGCGGTGCCCGCCGATCTTGGCGCCGACGACTGGCTGCGCGCGTTGCAGGCGCAGGGCACGGAAATGCGCGAGCATGAGTACACGCCGCTGAACGAGATCCAGCGGCTGGCCGGCAGCGCCGGCGCCAGCTTGTTCGATACCATCGTCGTGTTCGAGAACTACCCGGTCGACAAGGCGTTGAACAGTGTGGACCAGGCACGACTCGTGTTCGACAGCCTGCACTTCTCAAGTGGTAATCACTACCCGCTGACACTGCGGGTGAGCATCGACGGCGAACTGCGCCTGGATTATCTGCACGATACGTCGCTAGTTGACGCGGCTGCCGTCGAGCGCATCGCCGGGCAATTCGCAGCACTGCTGAACGAACTGGCGCAGCAGGGTGCGCGACCGCTGGGGACATTCGAACTGCGCGATGTCGGTCCCGTGCTACATGGGCCGGTGCCGCCGCAGCCGGCGCCCGACGTGCTGACCTTATGGTCGGCGGCCGTGTCGGCCCAACCGGACGCCCCGGCAATCATGGACGAACACGCGAGCCTGAGCTTCGGGGCGCTGGACGCGCAGGCGGCGGCGCTGGCCGCACGCCTTCGCGACGCGGGTATCGCAGCCGAGAATCGCGTAGCCATTCATGCGGGACGCGGCTGCGAGTTTGTCGCGGCGGTGCTCGCGGTCCTCAAGGCCGGTGGCACCTATGTGCCGCTGGACCCGGCCCTTCCTGCCGAACGGCTGGCCTATGTGCTGCGGGACAGCGGCGCGCAACTGGTGCTCGGCGCGACGCAGCTGCCTTGCGACACGGCGCTGCCGGTGGTGCGGATCGATCTCACGCAAACGCCGGCCGCGCAGGTTGATTTGGCCGGTGTGCCGGCGCCGATGCCGGCCCAGGGCGCGTACCTGCTCTATACCTCCGGCTCGACCGGCCAGCCGAAGGGCGTGCTTGTCAGCCGTGGCGCGCTGGCCGGCTATGTGACGTCCGTGCTCGATCGGATGGATCTGCCGGCCGAGGCGCGTTCGATGGCGATGGTGTCGACGGTCGCTGCCGACCTTGGGAATACCGTGCTGTTTGGCGCGCTTTGCTCGGGCAGGCTGCTGCATTTGATGTCCGCCGGGCTTGTGCTGGATCCCGACGCCTTCGCCGGGTACATGCGGCGGCACCGGGTGGATGTGCTGAAGATCGTGCCGAGCCACCTCCAGGCGCTGCTCAATGCCGCCGTGCCGGCCGATGTCCTGCCTTCCAGCCGGCTGGTGGTGGGCGGCGAGGCGACCCGTTGGCCTTTGCTGGACAGGGTCGCTAGCCTGAAGCCGGGCTGCCGCGTGCTGAATCATTACGGACCGACCGAAACGACGGTTGGCATCCTCACCCAGGAAGGCGGCGAAGCGTCGCGGGCGGCGGATACGCTGCCGGTGGGTCGGCCGCTCGCCGGCAACCTTGCCTGCGTGCTGGACGCCGATCTGCATCCGGTGCCGGCCGGCGTGGCCGGTGAGCTGTATCTGGGCGGCGTGAACCTGGCGCGCGGCTATCATGGCCGGCCCGCGCAGACGGCCGAACGCTTCATCGCGCATCCGTCCAGCGTCGGGGAGCGGCTGTACCGCACCGGTGACCGTGTCCGGATACTGGCCGACGGCACGCTGGAATTCCTCGGCAGGATGGACGGCCAGGGGAAGATCCGTGGCTATCGCGTGGAGACGCAGGAAGTGGCGCAGGCGCTGCGGGCGATCGACGGCGTCGCGGAAGCGGAAGTCCTCGCACGCACCGACGACGAAGGACAGACACGCCTCCACGCCTACGTCATCGGCCGGGACGGCATGCGACCCGATAGCGGGGACTTGCATGCCCGGCTCGCGGGTACGCTGCCGGAATATATGGTGCCCGCCGCGATCGTGCCGCTTGATGCCTGGCCGTTGACGGCGAACGGCAAGATCGATCGCAAGGCCTTGCCCGATCCGCAGGAGCATGCGGGCGAGCGCGACCCCGGGCGCCATGACGCGCCGCTGGGCGCGGCCGAACAAACGCTGGCCGCCGTCTGGAGCGAGGTTCTGGGCGTGGCGCAAGTCGGGCGTGCTGACGACTTCTTCGAACTTGGCGGTGATTCGATCATGGCGTTGAAGCTGGTGGCGCGCGCGCGCAAGCGCGGCCTGCAGGTGCTGCCACGGCATTTGTTCGAAGGTCGTACGCTGGCCGGCGTGGCCCGTCTCGTCGGCGGTAGTGCCGCCGAAGCGCCGCAGGTGGCGATTCCCCGGCTGTCCGGCGACAGGCGCGCAGGCGCGCTGCCGGCATCCTATGCCCAGGGGCGGCAATGGATACTGTGGCAGATGGACATGGCCAGCACGGCCTACCATATCGGCGCCGCGCTGCGCCTGTTCGGGGAGATCGACAGTGCCGCACTGAGCGCCGGCTTCGACGCGCTGGTAACGCGTCACGAGTCGCTGCGCACGGTGTTCCGGGCCGGCGACGATGGCCAGGTGGAGCAGAAGATTCTTGAAGCCGGCGCGCCATTGGATTACATCGATGTGTCCAGGCTCGCGGCTTCGGAGCGTGATGAACGGGTGCGCCACGAGGCGGCGCGGCTGCATGCGGCGCCCTTCGATCTCGAGCACGGGCCGCTGCTGCGGGTGGGGCTGATCCGCGAGTCGGCGGACAGCCATGTGCTGGTGGTGGTTATGCACCACATCATCTCGGATGGTTGGTCGATGCGGATTATCATCGACGAGTTCGCGCAGCAGTATCGGGCGCGCGTCCAGGGCCGGCTGCCGGACATGGCGCCATTGCCTATCCAGTACGCCGACTACGCGGTGTGGCAGCGCAACTGGCTCGACGCCGGCGAGCGGCAGCGCCAGTTGAATTATTGGCTGTCGCAGCTGGGCCGGGAACAGCCGGTGCTTCAACTGCCAACCGATTATCCGCGCCGCACCGACGGCCAGTACACGGCGGCGCGTCACAACATCGCGCTGCCCGCCGGCTTGGCCGACAGCTTGCGCGGCCGCGCGCGGACCGCCGACGCCACCGTGTTCATGGTGCTGCTGGCGGGCTTGCAGGCGCTGCTCCATCGTTACACCGGCGAACGTGACATCCGTGTTGGCGTGCCAATCGCCAACCGTCACCGCGCGGATACCGAAGCCGTGGTCGGGTTCTTTGTCAACACGCAGGTGCTGCGCGGCGTCGTCGGACCACGCCAGCGTCCCGATGCGCTGCTCGCGGCGGTTAGAACTGCGGCGCTGGGCGCGCAGGAACATCAGGACCTGCCGTTCGAGCAGTTGGTCGAGGCCTTGCAGCCGGAACGCCGCCTCGATACCAATCCGCTATTCCAGGTCATGTTCAATCATCAGAGGAAAGATGACGGTGGGCTGGCGCAGCTGCCGGGCCTCACGTTGGAAGAATACGCGCTGGAAGGGCAGGGAGCCCAGTTCGAACTGATGGTCGACAGCATCGAGGAAAGCGCCGGTGGGGTGAACGTATGCTTTACGTACGCGGCGGAGTTGTTCGATGCACGCACGATAAAGCGCATGGCGACGCACTACACCGCGTTATTGGGCGCGCTGGCGGATAAGCCGCAGCAGGCGCTGGGCGAGGTGGCGCTGCTGGACGCGGAGGAGCTGCTTCAACTGCGTGGCTGGGGCGTCGACGAACGCTCGTATCCGGACATGACGCCGGTGCATCGGCTGTTTGAGGAACAAGCGCGCCGCCGGCCCGACGCGCAGGCGCTGTTGTTCGGCGACCAGGTACTCACGTATGGGGAATTGAACGTTCGCGCCAACCGCCTTGCACACCGGTTGATCGCGCTGGGCGTGGCGCCGGAAGTCAAGGTGGGTATCGCCGTCGAACGTTCGATGGGAATGGTGGTCGGACTGCTGGCGATCCTGAAGGCCGGCGGCGCCTACGTGCCGATCGATCCCGACTATCCCGCCGACCGCATGGCCTACATGATGGAAGACAGCGGCATCGGCCTGCTGCTGACGGACGGCGAGGTGGGGCCGAAACTGCCGGCGGCCGCCGCCGTCACGGTGCTGGAGATCGAGAGCCTCGATCTCGGCGCGGAACCCTCGAACGATCCGCAAGTGGCGCTGCATAGCGAGAACCTGGCCTACGTGATCTACACCTCCGGTTCCACGGGCCGCCCCAAGGGCGCGGCCAACCGTCACGGCGCGCTGCACAACCGCCTGGCATGGATGCAGGAAGCCTACCAGCTAGATGGCTCTGACACGGTGCTGCAGAAAACCCCGTTCGGCTTCGACGTCTCGGTCTGGGAGTTCTTCTGGCCTTTGATGACGGGTGCGCGCCTGGCGTTGGCCCGTCCGGGGGATCACCGGGATCCCGCGCGCCTGGTCGACGCGATCCGGTCGTTCAACGTGACGACGCTGCACTTCGTGCCGTCGATGCTGCAGGCTTTCCTGGCCCACGAGGGCATCGAGGTATGCCGCAGCGTGCGGCGCATCGTTTGCAGCGGCGAGGCGTTGCCGGCCGAGGCGCAGAACGGCGTGTTCGCGCGCCTGCCCGGCGCGGCGTTGTACAACCTGTACGGCCCGACCGAGGCGGCCATCGACGTCACGCATTGGACCTGCCGTGCCGACGGCCGCAGCCAGGTGCCGATCGGGCGGCCGATCGCCGGCATCGGCACCTATGTGCTGGACGAGGAGTTGAATCTGGCGCCGGCAGGCGTGGCCGGCGAGCTGTATCTGGGCGGCGCCGGCCTGGCGCGCGGTTACCTGAACCGACCGGCGCTGAGCGCCGAGCGCTTCGTCGCCAGCCCTTTAAGCGAGCAGGGCGAACTGCTGTACCGTACCGGTGACCTGGTGAAGTGGAACGCGATGGGTAGCCTGGACTACCTGGGCCGCATCGACCATCAGGTGAAGATTCGCGGCCTGCGCATCGAGCTGGGCGAAGTCGAGGCGCAACTGCTGGCGCAGCCCGAAGTGCGGGAAGCGGTGGTGGTGGCGGCCGAAGGCCCCGGCGGCGCGCGCCTCGTGGCCTATGTGTCGGCGGCGGCGGGCGCGGTGATCGAGATGGCCGCGCTGCGCGAGCGGCTGGGCAAGCAGCTGCCGGAGTACATGGTGCCGGCCACGATCATGGTGCTGGAAAGCTTGCCGCTGAATGCCAACGGCAAGGTCGATCGCAAGGCGCTGCCGGCGCCGGCAGCGGCGGCGGTGGCGGCCTACGAGCCGCCGCAAGGTGAAGTTGAGGAGGCGCTGGCCGCGATATGGGCCGAGGTGCTCGGCGTCGAGCGCGTCGGCCGGCACGATAACTTCTTCGAACTGGGCGGACATTCGATCTCCGTCCTCCGCGTGCATGCGAAGGCGCACCAGTATTCCGGTGTGCGGGTGCCGTTGCGCAGCATGTTCGAGAACCCGACGATCGCCGCCTCGGCGGTCTTACTGTCACCATCGCCGGACGCAAGTGGCGCCGAAGACGACATCGAACGTATGTTAGCCATCATGGAACAGCTGGAGCATTGA